The Deinococcus reticulitermitis DNA window CGTACCCGCGCACCGCCGCCACAGGCGTTCGCAACTCATGCGCCACGTTGCCGATCAACTCCACCCGTGTCTGTTCCACGCGCTCCAGGGCACCCGCCATGGTATTGAAACTCCGCGCGAGGCCCGCCAGCTCGTCCTGCCCGGTCTCGGGCAGGCGGCGGCTGTACTCGCCACTGGCGATGGACCGACTGCCCGCCTGAAGTGACCGCACCGAGGCCGTCACGCGCCGGGCCGCCACCCAGGCGGTGACGGTGGCCACCAGAAGGGCCAGGGGCAGCGCGGCCATCAGGGCCCGGGTCAGGGTGTCCCGCATTCCGTGCGTGAGGTCCTCCCGCAGCACTCCCCCCTCGGGGCCGATGAGGTCGATCATCTCCTGCACGTGCCGCTGAATGAACGGATGGGCCGCCAGCTCCGCCGCGACCAGCAGGACGGCAGCCGTCACCGTGACGACCACCAGATGGTTGAGCAGCAAGCGTGGAAACAGGCGCATTCAGTCCTCCCGGAAGCGGTACCCCAGCCCCCGCACGGTCTCAATGAACTGCGGGGCGTCCGGATCATCCCTGAGTTTGCGGCGCACCGCCGTGATGTGGACATCCACGACCCGTGCCACGCCCGGGTACTCTGGCCCCCACACCCGCTCCAGCAGCCGCTCCCGTGACCAGACCAGTCCTGGGTGCTGCGCGAGCGTCACCAGCAAATCGAATTCCGTGCGGGAGAAAGCTACAGGTTGACCGTGCAAGGTGGCCGATCGTCCGGCCAGATTGAGCGTGAGTGGCCCAGCCTCAATGCGTTCCCGGACACCCACCCGGCGCAACAGGGCCCGGATACGGGCCACCACCTCGCGCGGACTGAAGGGTTTGACCACGTAATCGTCCGCGCCGGCGTTCAGCCCCTCCAAGCGGTCCTCCACCTCACCCCGGGCCGTGAGCAGGAGTACCGGCAGTTGTGGGTGCTCGCGGCGGGCGTACGCGGTCAGCTCCACCCCCGTCATGCCCGGCAGCATCCAGTCGATGATCGCCACATCTGCGCGGGCCAGCAGCGGGAGGGCGGCCAGGCCATCTTCCTCCATCACCACCGAGTGACCCTCCGCCGCGAGGTACGCCGTGAGCACCTCCACGATGGCCGGGTCATCATCCACGATCAGGACCGTGGCCATGACACTCCTGCCCCGAGGAGGACACACAACATGGCGCCCCACTGCGGCGTTTCACGGCCGCCAGTCAAGCCCTCCGGCAGCAGAGCGAATTGAAGCCGATGTGGGGGAACAACCATACAGATCATGGGGACTCCGTGGACGAACGGGCAGAGGTGAGCGGAGTGGGTACTGTCAGGACCGTGGGACGGGAGTCCGGCTGGCGCCGAATTTTCAGCAGCATGTACAGGCTCAGCAGAATCAGTGGCACGCTGATGATGTGCGTGTCGGTCCACAACCCGATGCCGGGGGCGTCGAGGCCCTGGTTGAGGTAACTCTTGATGGCGAGGGGATTGAGGCGGAAGGTCTCCTCCAGCCCGGCCCGCAGGATGGAGTACCACAGCCAGAACTGCCAGAAGACCCAGCCCAC harbors:
- a CDS encoding HAMP domain-containing protein; the encoded protein is MRLFPRLLLNHLVVVTVTAAVLLVAAELAAHPFIQRHVQEMIDLIGPEGGVLREDLTHGMRDTLTRALMAALPLALLVATVTAWVAARRVTASVRSLQAGSRSIASGEYSRRLPETGQDELAGLARSFNTMAGALERVEQTRVELIGNVAHELRTPVAAVRGY
- a CDS encoding response regulator transcription factor, which gives rise to MATVLIVDDDPAIVEVLTAYLAAEGHSVVMEEDGLAALPLLARADVAIIDWMLPGMTGVELTAYARREHPQLPVLLLTARGEVEDRLEGLNAGADDYVVKPFSPREVVARIRALLRRVGVRERIEAGPLTLNLAGRSATLHGQPVAFSRTEFDLLVTLAQHPGLVWSRERLLERVWGPEYPGVARVVDVHITAVRRKLRDDPDAPQFIETVRGLGYRFRED